From one Solanum stenotomum isolate F172 chromosome 12, ASM1918654v1, whole genome shotgun sequence genomic stretch:
- the LOC125848574 gene encoding RNA demethylase ALKBH9B isoform X2 produces the protein MSDHQRTRKDDPFLLNYNSDELRIASEFLSNWLPFLSRDLCRSCTQTLSVRIRSLNFKVSGNAECLKQPKNVSVLTQENCDNNSLGSWNDYGDLNDNADTNSLGSWKDGAGGEPFEELSVDRNSSDSCIDGADSQSQPVGEASTSEAFNSSLPVTTPKVKMSWADMAQEDELQAEEVNESIALRSQVNGVAEEEITTPESKQKTELSREQREYIRFCNVKRKKDFICLERVSGKIVNILDGLELHTGVFSAAEQIRIVKYVEKLDQMGKNGELKERTYTTPTKWMRGKGRVTIQFGCCYNYAPDKSGNPPGILKSGTVDPLPDLLKVMIRRLVRWHVMPSTCVPDSCIINIYEEGDCIPPHIDNHDFVRPFCTVSFLSECNIVFGSNLKIVGPGEFAGAIAIPLPVGSVLVLKGNGADVAKHCVPAVPTKRISITFRRMDDSKRPTGYVPEHDLHGLQPLSYEADSQKKSSSSRPRFSARKQSVRQEEESMERVKMPMRRHSEPRYPGRYRRGPANRQWYGANTEN, from the exons ATGTCCGACCACCAGCGAACTCGGAAGGACGATCCCTTCCTTCTCAATTACAACTCCGATGAACTCCGTATCGCCTCCGAGTTTCTCTCCAATTGGCTCCCTTTTCTCTCCCGTGACCTTTGCCGCTCCTGCACCCAGACCCTCTCCGTTCGCATCCGATCCCTCAATTTTA AAGTTAGTGGTAATGCAGAATGCTTGAAGCAACCAAAGAATGTGAGTGTTTTGACTC AAGAGAATTGTGACAACAATTCGCTTGGAAGTTGGAATGATTACGGTGACTTGAATGATAATGCAGATACAAACTCATTGGGGAGTTGGAAAGATGGGGCTGGTGGGGAGCCCTTTGAGGAGCTTTCTGTGGACAGAAATTCATCTGACAGTTGTATAGATGGCGCAGATTCTCAATCTCAACCTGTTGGAGAGGCATCTACAAGTGAAGCATTCAACTCATCCTTACCTGTGACTACCCCAAAAGTGAAGATGTCATGGGCAGATATGGCTCAGGAGGATGAACTTCAAGCTGAGGAAGTGAATGAGTCAATTGCCTTGAGAAGTCAGGTGAATGGTGTGGCTGAAGAGGAAATTACTACTCCGGAAAGTAAGCAAAAAACAGAATTGTCAAGGGAGCAACGAGAGTACATTAGATTCTGTAATGTGAAGAGGAAAAAGGATTTCATATGTTTGGAGAGGGTGAGCGGGAAAATTGTGAATATACTTGATGGATTGGAGCTACATACGGGTGTCTTTAGCGCCGCTGAGCAAATTAGAATAGTTAAATATGTGGAGAAGCTTGACCAGATGGGGAAGAATGGGGAACTGAAAG AGAGGACTTATACTACACCAACAAAGTGGATGAGGGGCAAAGGACGTGTGACAATCCAATTTGGCTGTTGTTACAACTATGCACCA GATAAGAGTGGCAATCCCCCAGGGATCCTCAAAAGTGGAACTGTTGATCCATTGCCTGATCTTTTGAAGGTCATGATTAGAAGGCTTGTAAGGTGGCATGTGATGCCTTCAACTTGTGTTCCAGACAGCtgtattatcaacatttacgaagaaGGCGATTGCATACCACCACATATTGACAATCATGATTTTGTGCGCCCATTTTGTACTGTTTCATTCCTTAGCGAGTGCAACATTGTGTTCGGATCCAACTTGAAAATAGTGGGTCCTGGTGAATTTGCTGGTGCGATTGCAATACCGTTGCCAGTGGG ATCTGTACTTGTCTTGAAAGGAAATGGAGCTGATGTAGCTAAACACTGTGTGCCAGCTGTGCCTACTAAGAG GATTTCAATCACATTTAGAAGAATGGATGACTCTAAAAGGCCAACTGGATATGTTCCCGAGCATGATTTACATGGGTTGCAGCCCTTGTCATATGAAGCAGACTCGCAAAAGAAATCAAGCTCCTCTAGGCCAAGGTTTTCCGCAAGAAAACAGTCAGTGAGACAAGAAGAGGAGAGCATGGAAAGAGTAAAGATGCCAATGAGAAGGCATTCGGAGCCCCGTTATCCAGGTCGATATCGACGAGGACCTGCAAACAGGCAGTGGTATGGGGCGAATACGGAAAATTGA
- the LOC125848574 gene encoding RNA demethylase ALKBH9B isoform X1: MSDHQRTRKDDPFLLNYNSDELRIASEFLSNWLPFLSRDLCRSCTQTLSVRIRSLNFKVSGNAECLKQPKNVSVLTPERCDSDGCNGSQENCDNNSLGSWNDYGDLNDNADTNSLGSWKDGAGGEPFEELSVDRNSSDSCIDGADSQSQPVGEASTSEAFNSSLPVTTPKVKMSWADMAQEDELQAEEVNESIALRSQVNGVAEEEITTPESKQKTELSREQREYIRFCNVKRKKDFICLERVSGKIVNILDGLELHTGVFSAAEQIRIVKYVEKLDQMGKNGELKERTYTTPTKWMRGKGRVTIQFGCCYNYAPDKSGNPPGILKSGTVDPLPDLLKVMIRRLVRWHVMPSTCVPDSCIINIYEEGDCIPPHIDNHDFVRPFCTVSFLSECNIVFGSNLKIVGPGEFAGAIAIPLPVGSVLVLKGNGADVAKHCVPAVPTKRISITFRRMDDSKRPTGYVPEHDLHGLQPLSYEADSQKKSSSSRPRFSARKQSVRQEEESMERVKMPMRRHSEPRYPGRYRRGPANRQWYGANTEN, from the exons ATGTCCGACCACCAGCGAACTCGGAAGGACGATCCCTTCCTTCTCAATTACAACTCCGATGAACTCCGTATCGCCTCCGAGTTTCTCTCCAATTGGCTCCCTTTTCTCTCCCGTGACCTTTGCCGCTCCTGCACCCAGACCCTCTCCGTTCGCATCCGATCCCTCAATTTTA AAGTTAGTGGTAATGCAGAATGCTTGAAGCAACCAAAGAATGTGAGTGTTTTGACTCCAGAACGTTGTGATTCAGATGGATGCAATGGGAGTCAAGAGAATTGTGACAACAATTCGCTTGGAAGTTGGAATGATTACGGTGACTTGAATGATAATGCAGATACAAACTCATTGGGGAGTTGGAAAGATGGGGCTGGTGGGGAGCCCTTTGAGGAGCTTTCTGTGGACAGAAATTCATCTGACAGTTGTATAGATGGCGCAGATTCTCAATCTCAACCTGTTGGAGAGGCATCTACAAGTGAAGCATTCAACTCATCCTTACCTGTGACTACCCCAAAAGTGAAGATGTCATGGGCAGATATGGCTCAGGAGGATGAACTTCAAGCTGAGGAAGTGAATGAGTCAATTGCCTTGAGAAGTCAGGTGAATGGTGTGGCTGAAGAGGAAATTACTACTCCGGAAAGTAAGCAAAAAACAGAATTGTCAAGGGAGCAACGAGAGTACATTAGATTCTGTAATGTGAAGAGGAAAAAGGATTTCATATGTTTGGAGAGGGTGAGCGGGAAAATTGTGAATATACTTGATGGATTGGAGCTACATACGGGTGTCTTTAGCGCCGCTGAGCAAATTAGAATAGTTAAATATGTGGAGAAGCTTGACCAGATGGGGAAGAATGGGGAACTGAAAG AGAGGACTTATACTACACCAACAAAGTGGATGAGGGGCAAAGGACGTGTGACAATCCAATTTGGCTGTTGTTACAACTATGCACCA GATAAGAGTGGCAATCCCCCAGGGATCCTCAAAAGTGGAACTGTTGATCCATTGCCTGATCTTTTGAAGGTCATGATTAGAAGGCTTGTAAGGTGGCATGTGATGCCTTCAACTTGTGTTCCAGACAGCtgtattatcaacatttacgaagaaGGCGATTGCATACCACCACATATTGACAATCATGATTTTGTGCGCCCATTTTGTACTGTTTCATTCCTTAGCGAGTGCAACATTGTGTTCGGATCCAACTTGAAAATAGTGGGTCCTGGTGAATTTGCTGGTGCGATTGCAATACCGTTGCCAGTGGG ATCTGTACTTGTCTTGAAAGGAAATGGAGCTGATGTAGCTAAACACTGTGTGCCAGCTGTGCCTACTAAGAG GATTTCAATCACATTTAGAAGAATGGATGACTCTAAAAGGCCAACTGGATATGTTCCCGAGCATGATTTACATGGGTTGCAGCCCTTGTCATATGAAGCAGACTCGCAAAAGAAATCAAGCTCCTCTAGGCCAAGGTTTTCCGCAAGAAAACAGTCAGTGAGACAAGAAGAGGAGAGCATGGAAAGAGTAAAGATGCCAATGAGAAGGCATTCGGAGCCCCGTTATCCAGGTCGATATCGACGAGGACCTGCAAACAGGCAGTGGTATGGGGCGAATACGGAAAATTGA